Part of the Cytophagia bacterium CHB2 genome, CATTCGCCATCATTTCGGTGAATGGTACTCTCTGGATTTGCCCAAGGGCACTGATCCACTCGACCTGGTGCCAATAATGTTGGCGAGACCTGAAGCGGCTTTTGTCGAGGCCGATGGCGTTATCACTGCTGCGGATGATTTCAGCAATCAATGGGGTCTGGACAACACCGGCCAAACCATCAATCCGCCCGGCGGTCCCATCACCGGAACTGCGGACGCTGATATCGACGCGCCGGAAGCGAGGTTGGTTACCAAGGGCGATGCGTCAGTGAGAGTCGGGAGTATGAATACAGGGCAAGAAAAGAGATTCTGAAATGGCCAAGCATGTCAATTATCGCGCCGCTCTTGTTGCTTTACTTTGGCTCTGGTCGCCAACTGCATTTGCGCAATGGGTGACAACAGAGTTTGATACAGTGACTCGCATGACCGGCGAGTATCGAACCTTTCATCAATCGATTGCGATCGATGAGGACGGCACGCTTTACGCGATCTGGCACAATCTTATTCGCAGTCCACGTCTGGACAAGATCGAGATTTCGAGTAAACTCGCGGGGGGAGAGTGGCGTCAACCCGTTGTGATTGCCGATTCTCTTGTTGTTGCAGCTATTGTGCGTGATGCTCAAACTAGTGTGAGCCATATTTTTATACGTGATCAGTTCAACGTATTTCGTCTAACACATTTATATCACATTCAGAGATCATTATCAGAAACGCATATTGAGCTTGTTGCTGTCGATTCGCTTCGCGTTTCCCCGCATTCGGTCTTCATCGATCGGTTTGGTTTTTTGCATGTGGCATGGGCAACTGAAGTCTCTCCGGCTGTTTTCAGAATTGCCTATGCAAACAACGTAAACGGTCAATGGCAAAAAGAGATCGTCGAACCGAGTGATCCCGGCCGATTTGGTGCCGGCTCCGATCCGCAGATTGTAATAACGCCACGAAACGACATTGTGATCGCATACGTCAATAGGAGCTTTGCCGGTGCGAACACTTTTTTGGCGATCAAGAAAGAAGGTCAAAGCTGGCAGATGGACTTTGTCCCCTTCTCCGGCAACGACTTTGGCGAAAGCTTCGTTGACATTGCCACCGACTCAAAGAGCGGCTTGCACGTTGCGGTCTCCGGCTGGGAAGGCGAAGACCTGGGCGGCAAGAACTATTACTTTTTTCGCTCATCGGATGGAAGCTGGCAAGGGCCGGAAGAGCTGCCCGAATCCCTAGCGCCCATCTCGATACTCATCCAAACAGACCGGAACGATATGCCACATGTTATTTGGGAGAAATGGGCCTTCTTTGCCAGCGGCGAAATCTACTATTCATACAAAGACGATAACGACAACTGGCACTCACAACTGATCGTCGATATCGGCTTGCGCGAACCGGTTTATCCCTCTTTTGTCATCGATGCCGAAGGCAACGGCCATCTTCTCATGATCAATTACCCCGTCATCAGGGCTGACACCGTGCACGTCGTTTATATGAAATCACAGAGCTTGGTAACAGGTGTAAGCTCTCAGACGTCAGAGCGTGCAGTGCCGGAGACGTTTGAATTGTCGCCTAGCTTCCCCAATCCATTCTCTTCTTCGGCTTCGATGCGCTATCGGCTGAGCGCACCGGTTGAAACCGTCGTTCAGGTCTTTGCTCTGTCGGGTGAACTGGTCACAACCATCTCAAATACCGTCCAGCAGCCAGGGGAGTATGCAGTAAGGTGGAATGGCAAAGATCATTTTGAAAAGGAAGTGAGTGCCGGCGTGTATTTCATCAAGTTGATTCTTGTGAATTCACACGGCACGCAATATCGCGTCGCCAAAACGCTGAAACTCGATTGATGGAGATTTCCAATGAAAGTCTATCGAGAGTATTTTATCGGGACTTGTCTCGTGCTCGCCGCCGCTTTTTCTCAAAGGCTCTATGCGCAATATCCCGTTCTTACTCGAGTGCAAGACGGCAAGACGCTTCGGTATTTCGGAGACAAGATCGCGGTCAAGTTTAAGCAAGGCATCACACCGGAGAGCATGGAGAAGCTCGCAGCTGATTTCTCCGCCACGATCGCGCGCCATCATTTTGGGCAATGGTATACACTGGATTTGCCCAAGAATACCGACCCCTTCGATCTCATTCCGCTGATGTCGCAGAGAAACGAAGTCGCTTATGTTGAACTTGATCGTCTCATGAGTCCGGCGGATGATTTCAGCAATCAATGGGGCATGGACAACACCGGCCAAACCATCAATCCGCCCGGCGGCCCCATCACCGGAACTGCGGACGCCGATATCGATGCTTCAGAAGCGTGGCTGATTACTAAGGGTAATGCGTCGGTCAGAATTGGGATTGTCGACACGGGAATCGATTCAATTCATCCAGACTTTAGTAATGGCGGACAATTAGCAAGCAACTTCTTGATTTTGGTCGGGAGCAACCTCGATTTCGGGGATCCAAACAAACCATGGGACTTAAACGGCCACGGCACGCGCATGACCGGCAACATGGCTGCTATTCATGGCAACAACGTCGGTATTCGCGGTGTGGCGCCCAACTGTACTTTTCTGCCGATCCGTATCAATAACACTTCCACTACTTCGGCGGCAGAAGGCGTCGAGTTCGCGGCCCAAAACAGCGCTAAAGTGATCAACGCGAGCTGGGGTGATCCGAATGGGGAGTTCAGTCAAATAATCGAAGATGCGATTCTGTTCGCCGGTGAAGAAGACGCGCTGGTAGTGGCCGTCGGCGGTAACGGCACCGGGCCGATATGGTACCCGGCGAATTACTCGGACGAGTACAGCAACCTCATCACGGTCACGGCCTCGGATCACAATGATAATAAAGCCATGCCAACGACTTCAGGCTCTGATATTTCCGTGGCTGCGCCGGGACGTTATACCTACACGACTTTCCTGGGACAAACCTGGAACTGGTTCAATGCAGCTTC contains:
- a CDS encoding T9SS type A sorting domain-containing protein → MKVYREYFIGTCLVLAAAFSQRLYAQYPVLTRVQDGKTLRYFGDKIAVKFKQGITPESMEKLAADFSATIARHHFGQWYTLDLPKNTDPFDLIPLMSQRNEVAYVELDRLMSPADDFSNQWGMDNTGQTINPPGGPITGTADADIDASEAWLITKGNASVRIGIVDTGIDSIHPDFSNGGQLASNFLILVGSNLDFGDPNKPWDLNGHGTRMTGNMAAIHGNNVGIRGVAPNCTFLPIRINNTSTTSAAEGVEFAAQNSAKVINASWGDPNGEFSQIIEDAILFAGEEDALVVAVGGNGTGPIWYPANYSDEYSNLITVTASDHNDNKAMPTTSGSDISVAAPGRYTYTTFLGQTWNWFNAASSSQATAYASGVAGLVRSFYPDLSAEETRWVLQNTADKVGSSSYSTDKGHNNSLGHGRINARWALESLIPPYYDDCGNLWDATARKPMEPHRWQGYDHAYGTTPDKTVSQHPDEVIYRYFGLTGKDQQGSNIEYRIKVTYYYEEPSDANPIQDLYIDNVLIDNNRIITSIPSTYTFDIPNYTWQTDHRFEVRFIAEGFFNAVVSEIWILESPPFLDGASKATIPETDQSHRAVGRMRNYPNSFNSSTEIVYTIFEKGAVKLKVYDAAGQEVATLVEAAQEKGSHHVSFEASHLSSGVYFSRLWLENTLVATQKMVFVK